From Halotia branconii CENA392, the proteins below share one genomic window:
- a CDS encoding HEAT repeat domain-containing protein, which yields MQKLLEQLDNIFEVIEKEDIAPPISDEKFRRLAGRLPFKIPSIIENLYKWHDGIEQFIPGYDLLPLSDAIAEYENLIALGEEYQDKEFFDESFFPILYADKSYILVDCDPSYEASIYCLFLELNDILQRYENVDQMLQIVVDAYLSRAYYMEEGLLVKNPVLLQKIESKYLSLEQQNQREAEWNKLCDELHQLENRDRSQEQWDFQKSILISRLYETYDERAIIYLTKFLNDNNPQIVSKAAFGLGELRAREKVPELIKLLNHPAQVVRNLAACAIREIASPEDELLIQPLLTLLADEAHIVQISAAEALGRLKNPKAVATLINFFINSLSDNKSGVKYQIISALKQIGDFEVVEKLKQQKSKVPPHQVQLIDEAISLIEKANW from the coding sequence ATGCAGAAATTACTAGAGCAACTAGACAACATCTTCGAGGTTATTGAAAAAGAGGACATTGCACCACCGATCTCAGATGAAAAATTCCGGCGACTTGCAGGTAGACTTCCATTCAAAATTCCAAGCATTATTGAAAATCTCTATAAATGGCATGATGGAATAGAGCAATTTATTCCAGGCTATGATCTTTTGCCTTTATCAGATGCAATTGCTGAATATGAGAATTTGATTGCATTAGGAGAGGAGTATCAAGACAAAGAGTTTTTTGATGAGAGTTTTTTTCCCATACTATATGCTGACAAATCATATATTCTAGTCGATTGCGATCCGAGTTATGAAGCAAGTATTTACTGTTTATTTCTTGAACTCAACGACATATTACAAAGGTATGAAAATGTTGATCAGATGCTTCAAATTGTCGTTGATGCATATCTCAGTAGAGCTTATTACATGGAAGAGGGATTACTCGTAAAAAATCCAGTTCTTCTGCAAAAAATTGAAAGTAAGTATCTTTCTCTAGAGCAGCAGAATCAAAGGGAAGCTGAGTGGAATAAACTCTGTGACGAGTTACACCAACTGGAAAATCGCGATCGCTCTCAAGAGCAATGGGATTTCCAGAAAAGTATACTCATTAGTCGGCTTTATGAGACTTATGATGAACGAGCAATCATCTATTTAACAAAATTTTTGAATGACAATAATCCGCAGATTGTTAGTAAAGCAGCATTTGGTTTAGGTGAATTGAGAGCGCGAGAAAAAGTACCTGAACTCATCAAACTACTCAACCATCCTGCTCAAGTTGTACGTAATTTAGCTGCTTGTGCAATCAGGGAGATTGCTTCACCAGAAGATGAGCTTTTGATACAACCTCTCTTGACTTTACTGGCTGATGAAGCGCATATTGTACAAATTTCTGCTGCTGAGGCACTTGGTCGACTAAAAAATCCCAAAGCTGTTGCAACACTAATTAATTTTTTCATCAATTCGTTGTCAGATAATAAATCAGGAGTTAAGTATCAAATCATAAGTGCGCTTAAACAAATTGGAGATTTCGAGGTAGTTGAGAAATTGAAGCAACAAAAAAGTAAAGTTCCACCTCATCAGGTACAACTCATTGATGAAGCCATAAGCTTGATAGAAAAGGCAAATTGGTAG
- a CDS encoding D-alanyl-D-alanine carboxypeptidase, translated as MLELLGSGLVSLWLEMAGVQIKPSDALDALAWQSSPGLVLAPDPNPTGVNTVTAYLKGLITSKLVAQNLTESQGIWMQSGPMLMANHQGTTPLPAASLTKIATSLVALKTWGSDHQFETLVSATGPVVNGVLQGDLVITGGGDPMFVWEEAIALGNTLNKMGIKQVKGNLVITGNFAMNFQRHPFLAGQMLKQALNHQIWTRPANYIYSTMPKGTPKPHVAIAGKIKVEAQPNPQQTLLVRHYSLSLQRLIKEMNVFSNNEMAEMLAESVGGAGIVQLKAANLARVPNSEIQLINGSGLGPENRISPRAVCAMLMALQREAAANQLNLADLFPMSGFDHRGTIHNRHIPVATVIKTGTLRDVSSLAGVMPTRDRGLVWFAIINRGTNPSGFRIQQDKLLQSLVQQLQLPANVPTALTPHSINSLPELGATSRNEILFNS; from the coding sequence ATGCTGGAATTGTTGGGGTCAGGTTTAGTTTCTCTCTGGCTAGAAATGGCTGGGGTACAAATTAAGCCATCAGATGCTTTAGATGCATTGGCTTGGCAAAGTAGTCCTGGCTTGGTTCTTGCCCCTGATCCAAATCCAACTGGGGTGAATACGGTAACAGCATATCTCAAGGGCTTAATCACATCGAAATTAGTCGCACAGAATCTGACTGAAAGTCAAGGAATTTGGATGCAGTCGGGGCCAATGCTCATGGCGAATCATCAAGGTACGACACCACTACCAGCTGCCTCTTTAACTAAAATTGCAACTTCACTAGTTGCTTTGAAAACTTGGGGTTCAGACCATCAATTTGAGACTTTAGTGAGCGCTACAGGGCCAGTTGTTAATGGTGTATTGCAAGGTGATTTAGTGATTACTGGCGGTGGCGATCCGATGTTTGTCTGGGAGGAAGCGATCGCTCTTGGCAATACTTTAAATAAAATGGGAATCAAGCAGGTAAAAGGAAATTTGGTGATTACTGGCAATTTTGCTATGAATTTCCAACGTCATCCATTTTTGGCGGGTCAAATGCTCAAACAAGCATTGAATCATCAAATTTGGACTCGTCCTGCAAATTATATCTACTCAACTATGCCTAAGGGAACGCCTAAACCTCATGTGGCGATCGCGGGTAAAATCAAAGTCGAAGCGCAACCGAATCCTCAACAAACTTTGTTGGTACGTCACTACTCTTTATCATTGCAGCGATTAATTAAAGAGATGAACGTTTTCAGCAACAATGAGATGGCAGAAATGCTAGCGGAGTCGGTAGGAGGTGCAGGAATTGTGCAATTAAAAGCTGCTAACCTTGCTAGAGTCCCTAATTCAGAAATTCAGTTAATCAATGGTTCAGGACTGGGGCCAGAAAATCGCATTTCGCCTAGAGCTGTTTGTGCAATGTTAATGGCACTACAACGAGAAGCTGCTGCTAATCAGTTAAATTTAGCTGATTTATTTCCTATGTCCGGGTTCGACCACCGAGGGACAATTCATAATAGACATATTCCCGTTGCTACTGTGATCAAAACTGGTACTCTTCGCGATGTCAGTAGTTTAGCAGGCGTAATGCCTACACGTGATCGCGGTTTAGTTTGGTTTGCCATTATTAACCGTGGTACAAATCCATCAGGTTTCCGTATTCAGCAAGACAAGCTTTTGCAAAGTCTTGTACAACAGTTACAATTACCTGCAAACGTTCCGACTGCGCTGACTCCCCACTCAATCAATTCGTTACCAGAACTAGGTGCAACTAGTCGTAATGAAATTTTATTTAACAGTTAG
- a CDS encoding NYN domain-containing protein yields the protein MLNNLENDSIFTPEQVLENRGRVAIFIDGSNLFYAALQLGIEIDYTKLLCRLTGGSRLLRAFFYTGVDRTNEKQQGFLLWMRRNGYRVIAKDLVQLPDGSKKANLDVEIAVDMMALVDSYDTAVLVSGDGDLAYAVNSVSYRGVRVEVVSLRSMTSDSLINVSDRYIDLEAVKEDIQKTPRQSYPYRPLSAMGFLDDPRDSEGQLEIQDS from the coding sequence ATGTTGAACAATTTGGAAAACGATTCAATATTTACGCCAGAACAGGTTTTAGAGAATCGGGGTCGAGTCGCCATATTTATTGATGGCTCAAATTTATTTTATGCCGCATTACAATTAGGAATCGAAATTGATTACACGAAGTTATTGTGTCGGTTAACTGGCGGTTCTAGATTACTGCGTGCCTTCTTCTACACAGGAGTAGACAGGACAAACGAGAAACAACAAGGGTTTTTGCTGTGGATGCGTCGCAATGGTTATAGAGTCATTGCTAAAGATTTAGTACAACTACCAGATGGTTCTAAAAAAGCCAACCTGGATGTAGAAATAGCCGTAGATATGATGGCTTTAGTAGACTCTTATGATACCGCAGTTTTAGTCAGTGGTGATGGTGATTTAGCTTATGCGGTCAATTCAGTCAGCTATCGCGGTGTGCGGGTAGAAGTGGTCAGTTTACGCTCAATGACTAGTGATAGCTTAATCAATGTTAGCGATCGCTACATTGATTTAGAAGCCGTTAAAGAAGATATTCAAAAAACTCCACGCCAAAGCTATCCATATCGACCGTTATCGGCTATGGGTTTCTTAGACGATCCACGAGATAGTGAGGGACAACTAGAAATTCAAGATTCATGA
- the lptC gene encoding LPS export ABC transporter periplasmic protein LptC — translation MKKNWYYLPLTFLLLTGLVACGSKFPTASKSKDSGSSSQDSKLTFFGVAFEQFDEVGRPIWKVNAKQAKYTKEKQIGQAENPYGELYQDGKVVYQIKAEQADIEQDGKQLFLKGKIFATDPNNGIILQGNELEWRPQEDLLIVRNQVNGSHKQLKAVAQEARVKTREQRVEFSGGVVANSADPQMQMRTEHLIWQIKENKLIGDRPVQIDRYKNNQITDRGKGSSAEVNLKTKIATIKQNAQIDLLDPPMQIASNSMTWNMNTETVTTNSPVRVFHRAENVNVTANQGEMQIPQKIVYLTGNVNAVGQRRQTLKSQKLTWYLDKKLLEGQGNVVYRQVDPPLNFTGETAVGNLQTENIVVKGGQSGGRVVTEIIPQEKPKRQ, via the coding sequence ATGAAAAAAAATTGGTATTACCTGCCTTTAACTTTTTTATTATTAACTGGATTAGTTGCTTGTGGGAGTAAATTCCCCACGGCTTCTAAATCAAAGGATTCAGGTTCATCCTCCCAAGATAGTAAGTTAACTTTTTTTGGTGTTGCTTTTGAACAGTTTGATGAAGTAGGGCGACCTATTTGGAAAGTCAACGCTAAACAAGCAAAATATACTAAAGAAAAACAAATTGGTCAGGCAGAAAATCCTTATGGTGAACTGTATCAAGATGGCAAAGTAGTTTACCAAATAAAAGCAGAGCAGGCAGATATTGAACAGGATGGGAAACAACTGTTTTTGAAAGGAAAAATATTTGCTACAGACCCAAATAATGGTATTATACTGCAAGGCAATGAGTTAGAATGGCGACCGCAAGAAGATTTATTGATTGTGCGTAATCAAGTCAATGGTAGCCATAAACAATTAAAAGCAGTAGCACAAGAAGCGCGAGTCAAAACTCGTGAGCAAAGAGTAGAATTTTCTGGAGGAGTAGTCGCAAATTCCGCTGATCCCCAAATGCAAATGCGAACTGAACATTTAATTTGGCAAATTAAAGAAAATAAATTGATTGGCGATCGCCCTGTACAAATTGACCGTTATAAAAATAATCAAATTACCGACCGTGGCAAAGGAAGTTCTGCCGAAGTTAATTTAAAAACTAAAATTGCCACTATCAAACAAAATGCCCAAATAGACTTACTAGATCCACCAATGCAAATAGCTAGTAACTCTATGACTTGGAATATGAACACGGAAACTGTGACTACAAATTCTCCTGTGCGCGTATTCCATCGTGCAGAAAATGTAAATGTGACTGCCAATCAAGGCGAAATGCAGATACCACAAAAAATAGTTTATTTAACAGGAAATGTTAACGCTGTTGGGCAACGTCGTCAGACCCTTAAATCTCAGAAACTTACTTGGTATCTCGACAAGAAGTTATTAGAAGGGCAAGGAAATGTAGTTTATCGGCAAGTTGATCCGCCATTAAATTTTACTGGTGAAACAGCCGTTGGTAATCTGCAAACAGAAAACATTGTTGTCAAGGGTGGTCAATCTGGCGGTAGAGTCGTGACAGAGATTATTCCGCAAGAAAAACCCAAGCGCCAGTAG
- a CDS encoding DUF6888 family protein, with protein sequence MPTTAQLESLYRVSYQLTFIMFQPIHLVCVDHRTGNLYVLAGYG encoded by the coding sequence ATGCCTACTACTGCTCAATTAGAAAGTTTATATCGCGTCAGCTATCAGTTGACGTTCATCATGTTTCAACCGATTCATCTGGTCTGTGTTGATCATCGGACTGGAAACCTGTACGTCCTAGCTGGATACGGTTAA
- a CDS encoding GuaB3 family IMP dehydrogenase-related protein: MEIQLGRGKTARRAYGIDEIALVPGNRTLDPSLADTRWRIGNIEREIPIIASAMDGVVDVRMAVRLSQLGALGVLNLEGIQTRYADPEPILDRITSVGKDEFVSLMQELYAEPIKPELIEKRIQEIKQQGGIAAVSSTPAGASKYGEVVAKAGADLFFVQATVVSTAHLSPESIVPLDLAEFCRSMPIPVILGNCVTYEVTLNLLKAGAAAVLVGIGPGAACTSRGVLGVGVPQATAIADCAAARDDYYDETGNYIPVIADGGLITGGDICKCIACGADGVMIGSPFARAAQAPGRGYHWGMATPSPVLPRGTRIRVSTTGSLEQILIGPAGLDDGTHNLLGALKTSMGTLGAKNIKEMQQVEVVIAPSLLTEGKVYQKAQQLGMGK; encoded by the coding sequence GTGGAAATTCAACTTGGGCGGGGAAAAACAGCTCGCAGAGCTTATGGAATTGATGAAATTGCTCTAGTCCCCGGTAACAGAACACTCGATCCGAGTTTGGCAGATACTAGGTGGCGTATAGGTAATATTGAGCGAGAAATCCCGATAATTGCCAGTGCAATGGATGGGGTAGTAGATGTGCGGATGGCTGTACGTTTATCGCAGTTAGGAGCATTAGGCGTACTTAATTTAGAAGGTATCCAAACTCGTTATGCAGATCCAGAACCGATTTTAGATCGAATTACCTCTGTAGGGAAAGATGAATTTGTTTCCTTAATGCAAGAACTTTATGCCGAACCAATAAAGCCAGAATTAATTGAAAAACGTATTCAGGAAATTAAACAACAAGGCGGCATTGCAGCAGTAAGTTCCACTCCTGCCGGAGCCAGTAAATACGGTGAGGTGGTGGCAAAAGCTGGGGCAGATTTATTTTTTGTGCAAGCTACAGTCGTTTCTACTGCACATTTGTCACCAGAGTCGATAGTGCCATTGGATTTAGCGGAGTTTTGCCGTTCTATGCCCATCCCCGTGATTTTGGGGAATTGTGTCACTTACGAAGTTACTTTGAATTTGTTAAAAGCTGGGGCGGCTGCGGTATTAGTGGGGATTGGTCCTGGTGCAGCTTGTACTTCTCGTGGGGTTTTAGGTGTGGGTGTGCCACAAGCAACAGCGATCGCTGATTGTGCTGCCGCCAGAGATGATTATTATGATGAAACTGGCAATTATATCCCTGTGATTGCTGATGGCGGTTTAATTACTGGCGGAGACATCTGTAAGTGCATTGCCTGTGGTGCTGATGGCGTGATGATTGGTTCTCCCTTTGCGAGAGCCGCCCAAGCCCCAGGACGGGGTTATCATTGGGGAATGGCTACTCCTAGCCCAGTATTGCCCCGTGGCACTCGGATTCGCGTTAGTACCACTGGTAGTCTAGAGCAAATCCTCATCGGTCCTGCCGGGCTAGACGATGGGACTCACAATCTTTTGGGAGCCTTAAAAACTAGTATGGGTACACTAGGAGCTAAAAATATCAAAGAAATGCAGCAAGTTGAAGTTGTGATTGCTCCTTCTCTATTAACCGAAGGCAAAGTTTACCAAAAAGCTCAACAATTAGGTATGGGTAAATAA
- a CDS encoding DUF6887 family protein produces MTQVNFDNMNDAELRRYFLANRQNQAALQAYLDRFNQRPKSVIASPGDPDFDEKIQAAIRQKLEAANNGQPTSNIVDPTE; encoded by the coding sequence ATGACTCAAGTTAACTTTGATAATATGAATGATGCCGAGTTGAGACGGTATTTTTTAGCAAACCGCCAAAATCAGGCTGCTCTTCAAGCGTATCTTGATAGGTTCAATCAGCGTCCAAAATCAGTTATCGCCAGCCCAGGCGATCCTGATTTTGACGAAAAAATTCAAGCAGCAATTCGACAGAAACTAGAAGCAGCAAATAATGGTCAGCCAACTAGTAACATAGTAGATCCGACGGAATAG
- a CDS encoding LOG family protein produces the protein MTSSASFDTLESLQADIAELIDRLPTLKNRQLIQQALATIVRLADNGIDRLDWKILSASLTDMERGFQLFYDYRHVRKVTIFGSARLSSETPEYQMALEFARAVCQLGFMVMTGGGGGIMQAGHEGAGRENSFGLNIQLPFEQQANPIIEGDPKLIHFKYFFTRKLFLLKESDAVALFPGGFGTQDEAFECMTLSQTGKFGPVPVVLIDHPGGDYWQSWSQYIDQQLVQKGLVSPEDPSLYTVTDNLEVACNAITRFYQVYHSSRYVSEQLVIRLTSDLSDSELEQLNAEFNDILVKGKIEKSLALPQENQDETVELPRLVLYFNQRDLGRLYQMIATINQMGVPSVEEKAHPERK, from the coding sequence ATGACCTCATCTGCGTCGTTTGACACATTAGAGTCTCTCCAAGCGGATATCGCTGAATTAATTGATCGCTTACCGACCTTAAAAAATCGGCAACTTATTCAGCAGGCACTCGCTACTATAGTGCGTCTAGCTGATAATGGTATTGATCGTCTCGATTGGAAGATATTGTCGGCTTCTCTAACAGATATGGAACGAGGCTTTCAACTCTTTTATGACTACCGACATGTCCGTAAAGTGACTATCTTTGGTTCGGCTCGCTTATCATCAGAGACTCCAGAGTACCAGATGGCGCTTGAATTTGCTCGTGCTGTCTGCCAGTTGGGATTCATGGTGATGACAGGGGGAGGTGGCGGCATCATGCAGGCGGGTCATGAAGGTGCTGGGCGAGAAAATTCTTTTGGACTCAATATTCAGTTACCGTTTGAGCAGCAGGCAAACCCAATTATTGAAGGTGATCCTAAGCTAATTCACTTCAAGTATTTCTTTACCCGCAAGCTTTTCCTGCTTAAGGAAAGTGATGCTGTCGCTTTGTTCCCTGGTGGGTTTGGCACTCAAGATGAAGCTTTTGAGTGCATGACATTAAGTCAAACGGGTAAATTTGGCCCTGTGCCAGTAGTTTTAATTGATCATCCTGGTGGTGATTACTGGCAGTCTTGGAGTCAATATATTGATCAACAACTAGTGCAAAAAGGTTTAGTTAGTCCTGAAGACCCTAGCCTTTACACGGTGACAGATAATTTAGAAGTAGCTTGTAATGCCATTACTCGTTTTTATCAGGTTTATCACTCTAGCCGCTACGTAAGTGAACAGTTGGTAATTCGCCTCACTTCCGATTTATCAGACTCGGAATTAGAGCAACTGAATGCTGAATTTAACGACATCTTAGTTAAAGGAAAAATTGAAAAAAGTCTGGCATTGCCTCAAGAAAATCAAGACGAAACAGTGGAACTACCACGTCTAGTTTTGTATTTTAATCAGCGTGATTTGGGGCGTTTATATCAGATGATTGCCACGATTAATCAAATGGGTGTGCCTTCGGTTGAGGAGAAGGCACACCCAGAACGGAAGTAG
- a CDS encoding endonuclease MutS2 — MIQSETLELLEWHRLCQHLATFAATKLGAIASLHLNIPVSQIASEQLLAQTKEIYQLESHFTTGLSFEGIQDIGDSLERSELQGILAGDELLAIATTLAGARNLRRVIDNQEDLPILKELVADLRTYPELEQEIHRCIDERGQVTDRASQKMGEIRTDLRRVRSQITQKLQNILQAKSGAVQEQLITQRGDRFVIPVKAPQKDAIPGIVHDTSTSGATLYVEPNSVVPLGNQLRQTIKREQTEEEAIRRALTEQIAAVKPDLERLLAIVTTLDLATARARYSFWLGANPPRFINREVNELITLRQLRHPLLVWQQHHEQGQPVVPVDLLISPDIRVVTITGPNTGGKTVTLKTLGLAALMAKVGLFVPAREPVEMPWFDQVLADIGDEQSLQQSLSTFSGHIRRISRILNAISKDHKEANAPMPHTSTTLSTSAPCPLALSEAEGMPNALVLLDEVGAGTDPVEGSALAIALLQYLAAHAQLTIATTHFGELKALKYEDQRFENASVEFDESTLSPTYRLLWGIPGRSNALTIAKRLGLKSEVVEQAKTQVGGATDEVNQVIAGLEAQRRRQETKASEAQDLLQQAEHLYKEVSAKAANLQERERELRASQEVAVQQAIAQAKGEIAQVIRRLQQGTPKAQDAQQATNALNEIAQKYQPAAPTKPKIGFMPKVGDRVRISQFGQTAEVLTAPNADGELSVRFGVMKMTAKLADIESLDGQKPEQVVKSKPAPVAVTPPPQPVPAIRTSQNTIDLRGKRVADAEFILDKAISEATGPIWIIHGHGTGKLRQGVHAFLQQHSRVSHYEAAEQADGGSGVTIAHIK; from the coding sequence TTGATCCAATCTGAAACTTTAGAACTACTAGAATGGCATCGCCTTTGCCAGCATCTTGCGACATTTGCGGCAACTAAATTAGGGGCGATCGCATCGCTGCATCTGAATATACCTGTATCTCAGATAGCAAGTGAGCAGTTGCTAGCACAAACGAAAGAAATTTATCAATTAGAAAGTCATTTTACTACAGGACTTTCCTTTGAGGGCATTCAAGATATTGGGGATTCCCTAGAACGGTCAGAACTCCAAGGAATTTTGGCAGGAGATGAACTCTTAGCGATCGCTACCACTTTGGCAGGTGCGAGAAATTTACGTCGGGTAATTGATAATCAAGAAGACTTACCCATCCTCAAGGAGTTAGTTGCTGATTTACGGACTTATCCCGAACTAGAGCAAGAAATTCACCGCTGCATTGATGAACGAGGACAGGTAACTGACCGCGCTAGTCAAAAAATGGGGGAAATTCGTACAGATTTGCGGAGAGTACGCAGTCAAATTACTCAAAAATTGCAAAATATTTTACAGGCAAAATCTGGGGCAGTCCAAGAACAGTTAATTACTCAACGGGGCGATCGCTTTGTTATCCCTGTAAAAGCGCCTCAAAAAGACGCGATCCCTGGCATTGTTCACGATACCTCTACCAGTGGTGCGACTCTCTATGTAGAGCCTAATTCTGTAGTTCCTTTAGGCAATCAACTACGGCAAACAATCAAAAGAGAGCAAACAGAAGAAGAAGCGATTCGCCGGGCTTTGACGGAGCAAATAGCAGCAGTCAAACCAGATTTGGAAAGGTTATTAGCAATTGTTACTACCTTAGATTTGGCCACTGCGAGAGCCAGATATAGTTTCTGGTTAGGAGCCAATCCCCCACGATTTATTAACCGCGAAGTCAATGAACTCATTACCTTGCGGCAACTGCGTCATCCGTTGTTAGTGTGGCAGCAACACCATGAACAAGGGCAACCAGTAGTTCCTGTAGATTTATTAATTAGTCCCGATATTCGGGTAGTGACAATTACTGGGCCTAATACTGGCGGGAAAACTGTCACCTTAAAAACTCTAGGATTGGCAGCATTGATGGCTAAGGTAGGTTTATTTGTTCCTGCCCGCGAACCAGTAGAAATGCCTTGGTTCGACCAAGTATTAGCCGATATTGGTGATGAACAATCTCTACAGCAAAGTTTGTCTACATTCTCCGGTCACATTCGCCGAATTAGTCGAATTTTGAATGCAATCAGCAAAGATCACAAAGAGGCCAATGCCCCAATGCCCCATACTTCGACTACGCTCAGTACAAGTGCCCCATGCCCACTTGCCTTGAGCGAAGCCGAAGGGATGCCCAATGCCCTAGTCTTACTTGACGAAGTAGGCGCAGGAACCGATCCGGTTGAGGGTAGTGCTTTGGCGATCGCTTTGTTGCAATATTTAGCTGCTCATGCTCAGTTAACTATTGCTACTACTCACTTTGGGGAATTAAAAGCCCTGAAATATGAAGATCAGCGGTTTGAAAATGCTTCTGTAGAATTTGACGAAAGTACTTTATCGCCTACTTACCGTCTGTTATGGGGCATACCCGGACGTTCTAATGCTTTGACCATTGCCAAGCGCCTAGGGCTGAAATCAGAAGTGGTAGAACAAGCAAAAACTCAAGTGGGAGGCGCAACTGACGAAGTTAATCAAGTAATTGCTGGGTTAGAAGCACAACGTCGCCGTCAAGAAACCAAAGCTAGCGAAGCCCAAGATTTACTACAACAAGCGGAACATTTATACAAAGAAGTATCCGCAAAAGCCGCAAATTTACAAGAGAGAGAACGTGAACTGCGGGCTTCTCAAGAAGTAGCAGTACAGCAAGCGATCGCCCAAGCCAAAGGTGAAATTGCCCAAGTCATTCGCCGTTTGCAGCAAGGTACACCGAAAGCCCAAGATGCCCAACAAGCAACTAATGCTTTAAATGAAATAGCTCAAAAATATCAGCCAGCAGCCCCAACCAAACCTAAAATAGGGTTTATGCCCAAAGTAGGCGATCGTGTCCGTATTTCTCAATTTGGACAAACAGCAGAAGTGTTAACTGCCCCCAATGCAGATGGTGAGTTAAGTGTGCGTTTTGGCGTGATGAAAATGACGGCGAAGTTAGCAGATATTGAGTCATTAGATGGTCAAAAACCAGAACAAGTTGTTAAATCAAAACCAGCACCAGTCGCAGTAACTCCACCACCCCAACCAGTCCCAGCAATTCGCACCTCGCAAAATACTATTGATTTGCGTGGTAAGCGGGTAGCTGATGCCGAATTTATTTTAGATAAAGCAATTTCAGAAGCTACAGGGCCAATCTGGATTATTCACGGACACGGTACTGGTAAGTTGCGCCAAGGCGTTCACGCTTTTTTACAACAGCATTCTAGAGTCAGCCACTACGAAGCAGCCGAACAGGCAGATGGTGGTAGTGGTGTCACAATTGCTCACATTAAATAA